A region of the Drosophila subobscura isolate 14011-0131.10 chromosome J, UCBerk_Dsub_1.0, whole genome shotgun sequence genome:
GCTTTCTCTGCTATTTGTCACTGAATAGCCGAGATGTGGCGCACAAAAAAGCAATCCTATTGACTGAAACTTCTCTAGCCTGAGCGCTTTTTTTCATTGAGCTTCCCCCattatccatccatccatccattgacCAGGGCCTGACTGGGCCATTTGAGGCAATCAATTGATTTCTGTGCCCATTGTCGTAAAAAGAAACTGCACATCTTATGCtgttaaattttattttaaatggtttttctttttcaattacaaatgtatttaatattattgttgtttgttgttgctgctgctgctgtttcgtATATTCGGTTGTGTTAACGCATTTGATTCTCGACTTTTcgtattgttgtttttttttgttggtgttgtaaAAATTGATTCACAGTTTACAACAtcgctttgttttggttttgatttatatattgtatctttaaaatgcattttgttatGTATATagaatttgttttggttttttggtttcttatttaattttaaacatttcaCAAAATACAATTCACAACTACACTTGACGTCAAgtttctggtttttgtgtAACGTCAACTAATCGATCAATCACCGTTCCTTCTATTTCTATCCTTTCCGCTCAGCATTATCCTTTTTTAAAATCCACTCCATTGTGAAATATTTCCGCTTATAGGTTtcgtttttattaaaattaaaaaatcgtATACATTCGcaaattgcaatcaatttcATCGGTTCATCAATTTagtaaatgaattttcaatCACAAAAAATCAACGGAAACTGTTTCGAGTCGAGTCGCTTAAACtgaataatttttgcattaattattttttacattctgcctttcatttcatttgggttTTATCCCATTTACGTATATTCGTTACACTCTTTAgcctttaatatttttgtattttaaatttaataatagaTAAAAGCGTTTGCTATTTACGCCTCAAACTAAAGTGGGAAAAAGCGCCCAATGGGACGCCACGAATTCCCAGGAAACTAAACTAAACGCTACTAGCTAGCAATATTTCTTTAAGCTTATTAACAACATCAAATAGTACGCATAAATTTGGTATCTGGTAATGCTATGGATTCGGTTTTCCGTCGTgttcaatatttataatatatgtatgtactatattAAACATTGTACGTCGTGTAGAGAAATTTGCTAATTAATGTTtactcgtttttgttttgttttggttttggttttggtttctgcgcttttgtttgcttaactTGGAGAGCTTCGTTTTAATGATACGTATAAGTGTCGAGAGATTCTCTTGTAAATGctaaaaatcaataagaaCTCACacaagaaataataataaataaacaacaaataaagcaaagcagaaagcaaaaatgTACTTACTTGTCATGAATAAGAAACTGAGGAAATAAAAACTGAATAGAGAGTCGAAATCAAaagttaaataattgtatgtgttttttattacagtttttgcatatttttcgttttgtttataGAAGTAGTTTATAGTTGCTAAAAACATTACACACATATTGTAGTTGTTGCTATATCATATAATTTATGCTCGTAATTTAAAggtttctccctctcttgttTCGTATGTGAAATGGTTTGAAATGCCAACAGTTAAATTGTCGCTTTTaccatacatttacatacacatacatcaTATATTGTAtacaataatatatatatataaatattaagttTAAATAcaatagtttttaatttttatgcttgatagatatttttgtttgttttgtttttcttttttccgtTTACGACTAcgattacaatttaattttaatactCTTATATAAATGTTTAgctttatacaatttttatttttgctccttttttaaatgcaaaaaaatgccCTGCTTTTCGGCTGCAAATGTTGgcaatttatatatttaaatatatatatttgtatttttaaggGGAAATCGGGCACGGGGCGGGGGTTTTgttgtaaaaattaaattcaatgtTTGAGCTTAAATGCAGAGTTGCTTTTGATgcttgaaatgcaatttctatTTTAGTTTCAGGGATTCCTCTCATCTCACATCTCGTCTAGTCTCAAAAAAACGTTCGTTTACAGACTATGCGGCGTTTTCGAAAATACTATGTACAAAACTTAGTGGTGGGTAATGGCTTAAAGGTTagattaaataatttacaaatggTATCTGGCAACACTGTTTCGCCCCGCTCTCTTTGATAACGCGACAACCCTGGAATcgcaattttatatttttaactGTATTTCTACGTTCATTCGAAAGGGTTttatctgttgttgttgtttgtttgttttctttttgtttagtttacgtttctgtgtgtttatgtttagGTTAAGGTTAATAGTTTAGTTAGTTTGATTAAAAGTTAGTTGTAATTTCGAAATATGGCTCGTGGCTCTGACTTGGCAGTGTGTGGGGCAGAGTGCTTACTACTCGTAACTCTCCTTCGTTTTCATCCCCGCGTATTTTACTTCttaattggtttttgcatttctcaGTCTATTTCGTTGAAgaaagtgtgtgtttgggttagAACAAAGgcttgcgtttgtgtgtgtgtataaataaTTAGGAATAGGAAAGTAGTTTTCGATTATGGTAGGGATGGAACAGACCGCGCGACTGGTTCTGGATCTACATAGATTTGATCTTCATTTTGGCTCTCGTAATTCTGATTTCACTCCCGTTTCGCTTTCATCCTGTTTCTCCTTTGCTCtcacacgctgctgctgctgtttcgctGCACTTTGCTCTCGTCTGCTATCGCTTGCTATCGACTATCTCCTATCGGTTATCGGCTATATCGATGACAAAGGTTTTTGGACTAGAATCTTAATGCAGAATGTTGCTTattttgttgcgtttttttcctttctaAAAACAAATCTACAGCTACAAGAATTAATATGGCAATTGCTTCAAACCTTTGCGAatgagagacagaaagagtgtgcatttgtgtgtgcatttgtgtgtgtgtattagaGGAGACTACTACGTGTGAGAGtgaccagacagacagacagacatagagtGAAGCAGAGATAGGGAgcatgagtgagtgagtgagtgaaaggACTTACAACTGACTGAAGCTACTCGTCGAGACCCAGTGCGTGGTGTCCGGGCGTACCATTAACTATATGGGACCGTAGTCGCTCAACGCCTGCCCTGGATGCTGGGATCCCGGGCCGCCTGGTAGTGTCACCACCACGGACACGGCCCTAGAATCAATCACCGAACCGGGCGCCGTACTCTGTCcaccgcccacacccacaccgccattgccattgccgtagATATTGCCGGGGGCGCCGCCATTggggccgccgccgccgtgcATCAAGCTGCCAGGAGGAGCTCCCATGCCAACCGTGCTATTGCTCATGCCCGTGCCGTGTCCGCCCAGcacgctgccgccgccaatggtgctgccgccgccgccaccaccgcccaTGGTTGAAGCTCCTCCCGACTCTCCATGTCATACGTGGCTGGCCGCCGGCTGCTTGAGAACATGGTGGTGCAGATGGTggtggctggtgctggccacCGAGGCGCCGCCAGCCTGTGTGTAGGGCGTGGCCAACAGCGATCCAGCCGCCGAGCCCACGGGCATGCCCATCCCGGAACCGGCGTACGGATGCGGAATGGGCGGTCGCTGCTTAATCAGCGCCTGATTGGCCCCAGTGCGATCGGGCGCCCCAAACAATCGACGCCAGAAGCGGCGCCAGCTCTCGAGCGTTTTGCCGGACCAGATCCACACGCCGGAGGTGATGCCCACGGCCAGGGCCATGAAGTACTTGAGCATCAGCACGGAGTAGAGGGGCTTACGGCCGGGACCCTTCACCTGGGCGCAGGGACAGGCCAGCGCCTTGATCCAGTCCTCGAAGTACGCGGCCTCGTACAGATAGCAGCCGATGACAATGG
Encoded here:
- the LOC117895725 gene encoding glycine-rich cell wall structural protein 1.0-like; its protein translation is MGGGGGGGSTIGGGSVLGGHGTGMSNSTVGMGAPPGSLMHGGGGPNGGAPGNIYGNGNGGVGVGGGQSTAPGSVIDSRAVSVVVTLPGGPGSQHPGQALSDYGPI